Proteins found in one Phycodurus eques isolate BA_2022a chromosome 18, UOR_Pequ_1.1, whole genome shotgun sequence genomic segment:
- the flrt2 gene encoding leucine-rich repeat transmembrane protein FLRT2, whose translation MEFLAGPWNKDWTSFLQFWLTVILSLQMQFSPGASCPEECRCDKSFVYCNERSLTSVPLGMQEGFKVLYLHNNQINNAGFPVELHNLASVETVYLYGNQLDEFPINLPKNTRVLHLQENNIQTISRAALAQLTRLEELHLDDNSISTVGVEEGAFREALNLKLLFLTKNHLSSVPIGLPEDLKELRLDENRIAVIAEEAFQNVTHLQRLLLDGNLLTDEGIAPGTFQELASLRELALARNSLTFPPPLLPSQSLVKLSLQENQIDQIPVAAFANLNRLERLDISSNQLQTLTQGVFDSLSSLKHLIVRNNPWRCDCSVKWVVVWLKSLPSSINARGFVCQSPDRVRGMAIRELTLDIIECPVDGDQPPWPTLGSTPPPPPTTTPLTTVISTLVTTSIPDYFDSPSPPLPPIYNNPPGPLPPYEDPLQISFHVVNSSSIEVSWASYFTVTAYKVTWVKRGQSQINEGMQERTVSGGQRHIILTNLEPRSVYRICVHVLDTHNSYRPGEDTICSEARTKSALPTKSPGSGQTPKESVNSTLLMAGIIGGAVLIILVTLLSLFCWHMHRKSRSSSTKWKYNRGRRKDDYCEAGTKKDNSILEMTETSFQIVALNNEQLLKGDFRIQPIYTPNGGIGFRDCHLSNNSLAYCKSSNVPSTEFCHT comes from the coding sequence atGGAGTTTCTGGCTGGACCCTGGAATAAGGATTGGACTTCATTCTTACAATTTTGGTTGACTGTAATACTAAGCCTTCAAATGCAATTCAGCCCAGGTGCCTCTTGCCCAGAAGAGTGTCGTTGTGACAAATCCTTTGTGTACTGCAACGAACGCAGCCTGACATCTGTGCCACTGGGGATGCAGGAGGGCTTCAAGGTCCTCTACCTGCATAACAACCAGATCAACAATGCTGGCTTTCCTGTGGAACTCCACAATCTGGCCTCTGTGGAGACTGTGTATCTCTATGGCAATCAGCTCGATGAGTTTCCCATCAATCTGCCCAAAAATACCAGAGTACTGCATCTACAGGAGAACAATATTCAAACAATCTCCAGGGCAGCCCTAGCACAGTTGACTCGATTGGAGGAGTTGCACCTTGATGACAACTCCATCTCCACTGTGGGGGTGGAAGAAGGGGCCTTTAGGGAGGCACTAAACCTCAAACTCCTCTTCCTCACCAAGAACCACTTAAGCAGTGTTCCCATTGGCCTCCCAGAGGACTTGAAAGAGCTGCGATTGGATGAGAATAGAATCGCTGTCATTGCAGAGGAGGCCTTCCAGAATGTGACGCATCTGCAGCGCCTCCTGCTGGACGGGAACCTGCTGACGGATGAGGGCATTGCGCCTGGGACATTCCAGGAACTGGCCAGCCTCCGAGAACTGGCACTGGCCCGCAACTCGCTCAccttcccccctccccttttaCCTAGCCAGTCCCTGGTCAAACTCAGCCTGCAGGAGAACCAGATAGACCAGATCCCAGTAGCAGCTTTTGCAAACTTAAATAGACTGGAGAGGTTGGATATTTCCAGCAACCAACTTCAGACTCTCACGCAGGGTGTATTTGACAGCCTGTCAAGCTTAAAGCATCTCATTGTGCGAAATAACCCATGGCGCTGTGACTGTTCAGTGAAATGGGTGGTGGTGTGGCTCAAGTCATTGCCTTCCTCCATAAATGCCAGAGGGTTCGTTTGTCAGAGTCCAGACAGGGTGCGTGGCATGGCAATCCGTGAGCTCACATTAGATATTATTGAATGTCCAGTCGATGGCGACCAACCACCGTGGCCAACCCTTGGCTCGACACCTCCTCCTCcgcccaccaccacccctctcacCACCGTGATCTCCACTCTTGTAACCACATCGATTCCTGACTACTTTGACTCGCCTTCTCCACCCTTACCCCCAATCTATAACAATCCTCCAGGGCCCCTGCCTCCTTATGAGGACCCCCTTCAGATTTCCTTCCATGTGGTTAACTCTTCTAGTATAGAGGTGAGCTGGGCTTCCTATTTCACCGTCACAGCCTACAAGGTCACTTGGGTTAAACGGGGCCAAAGCCAAATAAATGAAGGGATGCAGGAACGGACAGTGAGTGGGGGCCAACGGCATATCATCCTCACCAACCTGGAACCCCGGTCTGTGTACCGGATCTGTGTGCATGTATTGGACACTCATAACTCCTATAGGCCCGGAGAGGATACAATATGCTCTGAGGCCAGGACCAAGTCAGCCTTGCCAACCAAGTCTCCTGGTTCAGGGCAAACTCCGAAAGAGAGCGTTAATTCCACATTGTTAATGGCTGGCATCATAGGCGGAGCGGTCCTCATCATCTTAGTAACACTACTAAGCCTGTTTTGTTGGCACATGCACAGGAAGAGCCGGTCATCTTCGACCAAGTGGAAATACAACCGAGGTCGCAGAAAAGACGACTACTGTGAGGCTGGAACCAAGAAGGATAACTCCATTCTTGAGATGACTGAGACCAGTTTCCAGATAGTGGCGCTGAACAACGAGCAGCTGCTCAAGGGAGATTTCCGCATTCAGCCTATCTACACACCCAATGGGGGGATTGGCTTTAGAGACTGTCACCTCAGTAACAACAGCTTAGCCTACTGCAAGAGCAGCAACGTACCGAGTACAGAGTTTTGCCACACGTGA